In a genomic window of Streptomyces sp. SJL17-4:
- a CDS encoding TetR/AcrR family transcriptional regulator translates to MPPAPGDRDARREDVSETVWQVLADKGFGGLTLRAVAAAMGVSTGMLMHYFPTKRALITHALGLLEKRTAERPRRARPAAGLATVRVMLLDILPLTPGDTARNRIWVSSWDLSLADEGLTTEQADRYSRLRATLLPHLEAARDLGELPAGADADLEQLAATAVAFTHGLVVQALFDPARFPEEVQTAMLDAFLGSLLGSASPA, encoded by the coding sequence ATGCCGCCCGCACCTGGAGACCGCGATGCCCGCCGTGAGGACGTATCCGAGACGGTGTGGCAGGTACTCGCCGACAAGGGGTTCGGGGGGCTGACCCTGCGCGCCGTCGCGGCCGCGATGGGTGTCTCGACCGGGATGCTCATGCACTACTTCCCGACGAAACGCGCCCTGATCACGCACGCCCTGGGCCTGCTGGAGAAGCGCACCGCGGAACGTCCCCGCAGGGCCCGTCCCGCCGCGGGCCTCGCCACCGTGCGGGTCATGCTGCTGGACATCCTGCCGCTGACTCCGGGCGACACCGCCCGCAATCGCATCTGGGTCAGCTCCTGGGACCTCTCCCTCGCCGACGAGGGGCTCACCACGGAGCAGGCCGACCGCTACTCCCGACTGCGCGCGACCCTCCTCCCCCATCTGGAAGCCGCACGCGACCTCGGCGAGCTGCCGGCGGGCGCCGACGCCGACCTGGAGCAACTCGCCGCCACCGCCGTCGCCTTCACGCACGGCCTCGTCGTCCAGGCCCTCTTCGACCCCGCCCGATTCCCCGAGGAGGTGCAGACCGCGATGCTCGACGCGTTCCTCGGGTCGCTCCTCGGCTCCGCGAGCCCGGCATGA
- a CDS encoding HAD family hydrolase, with product MDRAALFDVDGTLVDSNALHVVAWWEGLRQGGHHVPTHAVHRAIGLPGEKLLEHLLGPDRDRSEDERLSAAHDTLYGTWFERLQAFDGAADLLRTLAGSGWKVVLVTSAKDRELEALRAAVDADDAISATATADDVEEGKPAPDPIEHALSLVGVAPERAVLVGDSVWDMKAARHAGVVCVGLLCGGIPLTDLKDAGAAAVYDDATDLLDHLGTGPFATVGQASTGGQPSGRSSG from the coding sequence ATGGACCGCGCCGCGCTCTTCGATGTCGACGGAACCCTTGTCGACTCCAACGCCCTGCATGTCGTCGCCTGGTGGGAGGGCCTGCGTCAGGGCGGACACCACGTCCCGACGCATGCCGTCCACCGCGCGATCGGCCTGCCGGGAGAGAAGCTGCTGGAGCACCTGCTCGGCCCCGACCGGGACAGGTCGGAGGACGAGCGCCTCAGCGCCGCCCACGACACGCTGTACGGGACCTGGTTCGAGCGGCTCCAGGCCTTCGACGGCGCGGCGGACCTGCTGCGGACCCTCGCGGGGAGCGGCTGGAAGGTCGTCCTGGTGACGTCGGCCAAGGACCGGGAGCTGGAGGCGCTCCGCGCGGCCGTGGACGCGGACGACGCGATCTCGGCCACGGCCACGGCCGACGACGTGGAGGAGGGCAAGCCCGCGCCGGACCCGATCGAGCACGCGCTCTCGCTGGTCGGAGTGGCCCCGGAGCGGGCCGTCCTCGTCGGGGACAGCGTGTGGGACATGAAGGCCGCGCGACACGCCGGCGTCGTCTGCGTCGGCCTGCTCTGCGGCGGCATCCCGCTCACGGACCTGAAGGACGCGGGCGCCGCCGCCGTGTACGACGACGCGACCGACCTTCTCGACCACCTCGGTACGGGGCCGTTCGCGACCGTCGGTCAGGCTTCGACCGGCGGTCAGCCTTCCGGGAGGAGCTCCGGTTGA
- a CDS encoding hemerythrin domain-containing protein, with the protein MSDGSKEDQDVVAVILRDHRTMEDLFRRMRSVESDRAAALKELSALLVAHGEAEEAEVYGALKRFRDIDNEEVEHGTEEHAEGNEALLRLLEVEDVGSDEWDSRLEDLVQAVSHHIDEEERTILNGARENVPDERRAELGAAFQEERARQLASGCGDIENVREIVNR; encoded by the coding sequence GTGAGTGACGGGAGCAAGGAGGACCAGGATGTCGTCGCGGTCATCCTCAGGGACCACCGGACCATGGAGGACCTGTTCCGCCGCATGCGGAGTGTCGAGTCCGACCGCGCCGCCGCGCTGAAGGAGCTCTCCGCCCTGCTCGTGGCACACGGCGAGGCGGAGGAGGCCGAAGTCTACGGAGCGCTCAAGCGCTTCCGTGACATCGACAACGAGGAGGTGGAGCACGGCACGGAAGAGCACGCCGAGGGGAACGAAGCGCTGCTCCGCCTGCTGGAGGTCGAGGACGTCGGCTCCGACGAGTGGGACTCGCGGCTCGAGGACCTGGTGCAGGCGGTCTCCCATCACATCGACGAGGAGGAACGTACGATCCTCAACGGTGCGAGGGAGAACGTTCCCGACGAGCGGCGGGCCGAGCTCGGCGCCGCGTTCCAGGAGGAGCGCGCCAGGCAACTGGCCTCGGGATGCGGCGACATCGAGAACGTGCGCGAGATCGTCAACCGCTGA
- a CDS encoding PRC-barrel domain-containing protein, with amino-acid sequence MTEHVWSYKSTAGHLAGTDLTGYKVEATDGSIGKVDKHSDEVDDAYLVVDTGVWIFGKEVLLPAGCVVRIDVEERKIFVDRSKEQIKDAPEFHRDKHLDDPDYRQELGKYYILGGPFGNRIV; translated from the coding sequence GTGACCGAGCACGTGTGGAGCTACAAGTCGACCGCGGGCCACCTGGCCGGTACCGATCTGACCGGCTACAAGGTCGAGGCGACCGACGGCAGTATCGGCAAGGTGGACAAGCACTCCGACGAGGTCGATGACGCCTATCTGGTCGTGGACACGGGTGTGTGGATCTTCGGCAAGGAAGTCCTCCTGCCGGCCGGCTGCGTCGTCCGGATCGACGTCGAGGAGCGGAAGATCTTCGTCGACAGGTCCAAGGAGCAGATCAAGGACGCTCCCGAGTTCCACCGCGACAAGCACCTGGACGACCCCGACTACCGCCAGGAGCTGGGCAAGTACTACATCCTGGGCGGCCCCTTCGGCAACCGCATCGTCTGA
- a CDS encoding GNAT family protein has product MFTLPIGDRARLRPLEPWRAQEFLAHIDRARDTVDPWIPWATFSTDLPSATATLQRYADRLATDAGGIFGIWLDGTLVGGVMFTRFDSTSGVCEIGCWLEKAGEGRGLVNRACRTLIDWAFTERGMSRVEWWAAAGNTRSIGAARRLGMTRDGVLRRHSPYRGVRHDIEVWSVLSEEWPTAGEDTASGVQAELDRLMGVFVGAFTNTGGTRPDLGVIRDVFIPEGRIIANVGSEPVIHDLDAFIEPRQKMLTDGTLTEFSEWEVAARTEIFGSIAHRFSEYRKSGYHNGEWFEGSGHKTTQYLLTPEGWRMSSLAWDDAPSTPAVTVTTPAVTVTE; this is encoded by the coding sequence ATGTTCACTCTGCCCATCGGCGACCGTGCCCGCCTCCGCCCCCTGGAGCCCTGGCGGGCGCAGGAGTTCCTCGCCCACATCGACCGCGCGCGGGACACCGTCGACCCGTGGATCCCCTGGGCGACGTTCAGCACCGACCTGCCCTCCGCCACGGCCACCCTCCAGCGCTACGCCGACCGGCTGGCCACGGACGCCGGCGGGATCTTCGGCATCTGGCTGGACGGCACCCTGGTCGGCGGCGTCATGTTCACCCGCTTCGACAGCACCTCAGGGGTCTGTGAGATCGGCTGCTGGCTGGAGAAGGCGGGGGAGGGGCGTGGCCTGGTGAACCGGGCCTGCCGGACACTGATCGACTGGGCCTTCACCGAGCGGGGGATGAGCCGGGTCGAGTGGTGGGCCGCGGCGGGCAACACCCGCAGCATCGGGGCCGCGCGCCGGCTCGGCATGACCCGGGACGGTGTACTGCGGCGGCATTCTCCGTACCGAGGGGTGCGCCACGACATCGAGGTCTGGTCCGTCCTCTCCGAGGAGTGGCCGACGGCCGGGGAAGACACCGCATCTGGAGTCCAGGCCGAACTCGACCGGTTGATGGGCGTGTTCGTCGGCGCCTTCACCAACACCGGTGGCACGCGGCCCGACCTCGGTGTCATCCGCGACGTCTTCATTCCGGAGGGGAGGATCATCGCGAACGTCGGAAGCGAACCGGTGATCCACGATCTCGACGCGTTCATCGAACCCCGTCAGAAGATGCTCACCGACGGCACGCTGACGGAGTTCTCCGAGTGGGAGGTCGCCGCGCGCACCGAGATCTTCGGATCGATCGCCCACCGCTTCAGCGAGTACCGCAAGTCCGGCTACCACAACGGCGAGTGGTTCGAGGGCTCCGGCCACAAGACCACCCAGTACCTCCTGACCCCGGAGGGATGGAGGATGTCGTCCCTGGCCTGGGACGACGCGCCCTCCACCCCCGCGGTCACCGTCACCACCCCCGCGGTCACCGTCACCGAATGA
- a CDS encoding saccharopine dehydrogenase C-terminal domain-containing protein, which translates to MRVLLVGAGGVGTAVTRIAARRDFLGHMVVADYDLARAEAAVAALGERAGRFSALRLDASDQEAVRRALTEQNCDVLLNATDPRFVMPLFEAALEAGSHYLDMAMSLSAPHPERPYEECGVKLGDEQFALAGRWEESGRLALVGMGVEPGLSDVFARYAADELFDEIEEIGIRDGANLTVEGYDFAPSFSIWTTIEECLNPPVVYERSRGWFTTAPFSEPEVFDFPEGIGPVECVNVEHEEVLLVPRWVDARRVTFKYGLGDDFIAKLRTLHQLGLDSTAEVTVPGRDGPVRVSPRDVVAACLPDPATLGERMTGKTCAGTWVKGTKDGAPRETYLYHVVDNQWSMREYGSQAVVWQTAVNPVVALELLATGAWAGQGVLGPEALPPHPFLDLLNAYGSPWGLRDEA; encoded by the coding sequence GTGCGAGTACTTCTCGTGGGCGCAGGCGGCGTCGGAACCGCTGTCACCCGCATCGCGGCCCGTAGGGACTTTCTCGGCCACATGGTGGTCGCCGACTACGACCTCGCCCGCGCCGAGGCCGCCGTCGCGGCACTGGGTGAGCGGGCCGGCCGCTTCAGCGCGCTGCGTCTGGACGCGTCCGACCAGGAGGCGGTGCGGCGGGCGCTCACCGAGCAGAACTGCGACGTGCTGCTCAACGCCACCGATCCGAGGTTCGTGATGCCCCTCTTCGAGGCTGCGCTGGAGGCGGGCTCCCACTACCTGGACATGGCCATGTCCCTGTCGGCGCCCCACCCGGAGCGGCCGTACGAGGAATGCGGTGTGAAGCTCGGTGACGAACAGTTCGCGCTGGCGGGGCGCTGGGAGGAGAGCGGCAGGCTGGCCCTGGTCGGCATGGGCGTCGAACCGGGACTGTCCGATGTGTTCGCCCGCTACGCCGCCGACGAACTCTTCGACGAGATCGAGGAGATCGGCATCCGCGACGGCGCGAACCTGACCGTCGAGGGTTACGACTTCGCCCCGTCCTTCAGCATCTGGACGACCATCGAGGAATGCCTCAACCCGCCCGTGGTCTACGAGAGGTCACGGGGCTGGTTCACCACCGCCCCGTTCAGCGAGCCCGAGGTCTTCGACTTCCCCGAGGGCATCGGGCCGGTGGAGTGCGTGAACGTCGAGCACGAGGAGGTGCTGCTCGTCCCGCGCTGGGTGGACGCGCGCCGCGTCACCTTCAAGTACGGCCTCGGCGACGACTTCATCGCCAAGCTCAGGACGCTCCACCAACTCGGCCTCGACTCCACCGCCGAAGTCACCGTGCCGGGCAGGGACGGGCCGGTACGCGTCTCGCCGCGCGACGTCGTCGCGGCCTGCCTCCCCGACCCCGCGACCCTCGGGGAGCGGATGACCGGCAAGACGTGCGCCGGTACCTGGGTGAAGGGCACGAAGGACGGCGCGCCGCGCGAGACGTACCTCTACCACGTGGTCGACAACCAGTGGTCCATGCGCGAGTACGGCTCCCAGGCCGTCGTCTGGCAGACGGCAGTCAACCCCGTCGTCGCCCTGGAACTCCTGGCCACCGGCGCCTGGGCCGGGCAGGGTGTCCTCGGCCCGGAGGCCCTTCCGCCGCACCCCTTCCTCGACCTGCTGAACGCGTACGGGTCTCCGTGGGGGCTGCGCGACGAGGCCTAG
- a CDS encoding PRC-barrel domain-containing protein produces MSEFSIWNYHPNAGHEQGIDLIGYKVEATDGGIGHIDKHSDDVDSSYLVVDTGVWIFGKRVLLPAGTIRLIDTAEEKVYVDRTKDQIKDAPEFDESKQSGEPTYLEQFARYYGQPHM; encoded by the coding sequence ATGAGCGAGTTCAGCATCTGGAACTATCACCCGAACGCCGGACACGAGCAGGGGATCGATCTCATCGGCTACAAGGTCGAGGCGACCGACGGCGGTATCGGGCACATCGACAAACACTCCGACGACGTGGACTCCTCGTACCTGGTGGTCGACACCGGAGTCTGGATCTTCGGGAAGCGCGTTCTCCTCCCTGCCGGGACCATCAGGCTGATCGACACCGCCGAGGAGAAGGTCTACGTCGACCGTACGAAGGACCAGATCAAGGACGCCCCCGAATTCGACGAGTCCAAGCAGAGCGGCGAACCGACCTATCTTGAGCAGTTCGCCCGGTACTACGGCCAGCCGCACATGTAG
- a CDS encoding dihydrodipicolinate synthase family protein, whose translation MNATTWTTDRPWRGIMVATTLPFKEDLSVDYDAYAEHVAWLIAQGCDGVVPNGSLGEYQTLTADERARVVRTAVEAAGDGARVMPGVAAYGSAESRRWAEQAAEAGCGSVLLLPPNAYRADEPSVIAHYAEVARVGIPVVAYNNPIDTKVDLVPGLLATLHADGSIVAVKEFSGDVRRAYEIAELAPELDLLIGADDVLLELALAGAVGWIAGYPNALPASCAEVYRAAVAGDLATARPLYSSLHSLLRWDSKVEFVQCIKLSMDIAGRRGGPTRPPRLPLTGATETAVRTATEKAVADGHR comes from the coding sequence ATGAACGCCACCACCTGGACCACCGACCGCCCCTGGCGCGGCATCATGGTCGCCACCACCCTGCCGTTCAAGGAGGACCTCTCCGTCGACTACGACGCCTACGCCGAGCACGTGGCCTGGCTGATCGCCCAGGGCTGCGACGGCGTCGTCCCGAACGGCTCCCTGGGCGAGTACCAGACCCTCACGGCCGACGAGCGCGCCCGGGTCGTCCGTACCGCGGTCGAGGCCGCGGGCGACGGGGCGAGGGTCATGCCGGGCGTCGCCGCCTACGGCAGCGCCGAGTCCCGCCGCTGGGCCGAACAGGCCGCCGAGGCCGGCTGTGGCTCCGTGCTGCTCCTGCCGCCCAACGCGTACCGCGCCGACGAGCCCTCCGTCATCGCCCACTACGCGGAGGTGGCCCGGGTCGGCATCCCGGTCGTCGCGTACAACAACCCCATCGACACCAAGGTCGACCTCGTCCCCGGCCTGCTGGCGACGCTCCACGCCGACGGCAGCATCGTCGCCGTGAAGGAGTTCAGCGGTGACGTCCGCAGGGCCTACGAGATCGCCGAACTCGCCCCGGAACTCGACCTGTTGATCGGGGCCGACGACGTCCTCCTGGAACTGGCCCTGGCCGGCGCGGTCGGCTGGATCGCCGGCTACCCCAACGCCCTCCCCGCGAGCTGCGCCGAGGTGTACCGGGCCGCCGTGGCGGGCGACCTGGCGACCGCCCGGCCGCTCTACTCTTCGCTGCACTCCCTGCTGCGCTGGGACTCCAAGGTCGAGTTCGTCCAGTGCATCAAGCTGTCCATGGACATCGCCGGCCGCCGCGGCGGCCCCACCCGCCCGCCGCGCCTCCCTCTCACCGGCGCGACCGAGACCGCCGTACGTACCGCCACGGAGAAGGCCGTCGCCGACGGCCACCGCTGA
- a CDS encoding aldehyde dehydrogenase family protein gives MITDPSTLVSRNPADPADVLLRLPAPGAFAAADAVERARAAQPGWLRAGAAARSAALGAVAAALEAAADELAALAVREVGKPLAEARAEVVRTVAIWRYYAQAPFEPTGAVHETAAGPGLLLTRRRPHGVAGLVTPWNFPFAIPSWKAAPALAVGNTVVLKPAPEATACAQRLAEIVRQALPEQVFAVLPGGPTEGNALVSAADVVSFTGSTPVGRAVVRAATARGIPAQAEMGGLNAAIVLPDADIGRAAAHIAAAVAGFAGQKCTATSRIVAVGAALDPLREALAEAFRAVRVGDPADPETVCGPLVHESARERVVEAWQGLPVLAGATVPATPGWYAAPTLVENVPPGHGLLNEEVFGPVAALLPADDLAHAVRITNSVPYGLVTSVHTADLDAALYGLDLVDTGMIRINAPTTGVDFHLPFGGAKQSGHGPREQGRAALGFYTSSRTYTLAPAGAAT, from the coding sequence GTGATCACCGACCCGTCCACCCTCGTCTCCCGCAACCCGGCGGACCCGGCCGACGTGCTCCTCCGCCTCCCGGCCCCGGGCGCCTTCGCCGCCGCCGACGCCGTCGAGCGGGCCCGGGCCGCCCAGCCCGGCTGGCTGCGCGCCGGGGCCGCGGCCCGCTCTGCCGCGCTCGGCGCCGTCGCCGCCGCCCTGGAGGCCGCGGCCGACGAACTCGCCGCCCTCGCCGTACGCGAGGTCGGCAAGCCGCTCGCCGAAGCCAGGGCCGAGGTCGTGCGCACCGTCGCGATCTGGCGCTACTACGCCCAGGCGCCCTTCGAGCCCACCGGCGCCGTCCACGAGACGGCGGCAGGACCCGGCCTGCTCCTGACCCGGCGCCGCCCGCACGGCGTGGCCGGGCTCGTCACGCCCTGGAACTTCCCCTTCGCCATCCCCAGCTGGAAGGCCGCCCCGGCCCTCGCGGTCGGCAACACGGTCGTCCTCAAACCGGCTCCCGAAGCCACCGCGTGCGCCCAGCGGCTCGCCGAGATCGTCCGACAGGCCCTGCCGGAGCAGGTGTTCGCCGTCCTACCGGGCGGCCCCACCGAGGGCAACGCGCTCGTCTCCGCCGCAGACGTCGTCTCCTTCACCGGATCCACTCCCGTGGGCCGGGCCGTCGTCCGCGCGGCGACGGCGCGCGGCATCCCCGCACAGGCCGAGATGGGCGGCCTGAACGCTGCGATCGTCCTGCCCGACGCGGACATCGGCCGGGCGGCGGCCCACATCGCCGCCGCCGTCGCCGGGTTCGCGGGCCAGAAGTGCACCGCCACCAGCCGGATCGTCGCGGTCGGCGCCGCACTCGACCCCCTGCGCGAGGCCCTCGCCGAGGCCTTCCGGGCCGTCCGGGTCGGTGACCCGGCCGATCCGGAGACGGTCTGCGGGCCGCTCGTCCACGAGAGCGCGCGGGAGCGGGTGGTCGAGGCCTGGCAGGGGCTCCCGGTGCTCGCCGGCGCCACCGTACCGGCGACACCCGGCTGGTACGCGGCCCCGACCCTGGTCGAGAATGTCCCGCCGGGGCACGGACTGCTCAACGAGGAGGTCTTCGGGCCCGTCGCCGCACTGCTCCCCGCCGACGACCTGGCCCACGCGGTACGGATCACCAACTCCGTGCCGTACGGCCTCGTCACCTCGGTCCACACGGCCGACCTCGACGCTGCCCTGTACGGACTCGACCTCGTCGACACCGGCATGATCCGGATCAACGCCCCGACCACCGGAGTCGACTTCCACCTGCCGTTCGGCGGGGCCAAGCAGTCCGGTCACGGCCCGCGCGAGCAGGGCAGGGCGGCCCTCGGGTTCTACACGTCCTCCCGGACGTACACCCTGGCACCCGCGGGCGCCGCAACGTGA
- a CDS encoding TetR/AcrR family transcriptional regulator — protein sequence MAKQIVPEGARRRRRPTHGGTVLSEELFVRAALRVLREHGSTGLTARRLGTALGADPSTLYRYFAGMDDLTRAIGDELMGRALDGWEATGDWRVDLRALGLAVHASYLAHPHAAVLTASRVSGRPREIAVDEAVLGILRGAGLSDPAAVRTYHAFIDQSLAFAALDAGSLALTDEARAEDEAMWQSTYARLPATSHPHIAATAGLLARSMPHSAYPAVLEMLLDHTAAQLARTGP from the coding sequence GTGGCGAAGCAGATCGTTCCGGAGGGGGCGCGCCGTCGGCGGCGTCCCACTCACGGCGGCACCGTGCTGTCCGAGGAGCTCTTCGTGCGGGCCGCCCTGCGTGTGCTGCGGGAGCACGGCAGCACCGGGTTGACGGCCCGCCGTCTGGGTACGGCGCTGGGCGCCGACCCCAGCACCCTCTACCGGTACTTCGCCGGAATGGACGATCTGACCCGTGCCATCGGCGACGAGCTGATGGGGCGGGCGCTCGACGGCTGGGAGGCGACCGGGGACTGGCGGGTGGACCTGCGGGCCCTGGGCCTGGCCGTCCACGCCTCGTATCTCGCTCACCCGCATGCGGCCGTGCTCACCGCCAGCCGGGTGAGCGGCCGGCCGCGCGAGATCGCGGTGGACGAGGCGGTCCTCGGCATTCTGCGGGGCGCCGGGCTGTCCGATCCGGCGGCGGTCCGCACGTATCACGCCTTCATCGACCAGAGTCTCGCCTTCGCCGCCCTGGACGCGGGCTCGCTGGCCCTGACGGACGAGGCGCGCGCGGAGGACGAGGCGATGTGGCAGTCGACGTACGCGCGCCTGCCCGCCACGTCGCACCCCCACATCGCCGCCACGGCCGGCCTTCTCGCCCGGAGCATGCCGCACAGCGCCTATCCGGCGGTTCTGGAGATGCTGCTCGACCACACGGCGGCGCAGCTGGCCCGGACCGGCCCCTGA
- a CDS encoding GntR family transcriptional regulator, translating into MGHLTRRDLNASRERLRDQVAHALRAALISGELRPGVVYSAPTLAEDFGISATPVREAMLDLAREGLVEPVRNKGFRVTEVDERDLDQFTEIRALIEIPTVGRVTRSATHEDLEALRPVALEIVRAARDHDLIGYLEADRLFHLTLLGLAGNERLVETVGDLRKRSRLYGLTALDESGDLIPSAEEHLELLDLMLAGDAEGAEACMTRHLGHVRSLWARSAGPAGN; encoded by the coding sequence ATGGGGCACCTGACCCGACGCGACCTGAACGCTTCCCGCGAGCGGCTGCGCGACCAGGTCGCCCATGCCCTGCGCGCCGCCCTGATCTCCGGCGAGCTGCGGCCGGGCGTGGTGTACTCGGCCCCCACCCTGGCCGAGGACTTCGGGATCTCCGCCACCCCCGTGCGCGAGGCGATGCTCGACCTGGCCCGTGAGGGGCTGGTCGAGCCCGTCCGCAACAAGGGGTTCCGGGTCACCGAGGTCGACGAACGCGACCTCGACCAGTTCACCGAGATCCGGGCGCTCATCGAGATCCCGACGGTCGGCCGCGTCACCCGGTCCGCGACCCACGAGGACCTGGAGGCGCTGCGGCCGGTGGCCCTGGAGATCGTTCGCGCCGCCCGCGACCACGATCTCATCGGCTATCTGGAGGCCGACCGGCTCTTCCACCTCACCCTGCTCGGCCTCGCCGGAAACGAGCGCCTCGTCGAGACCGTCGGCGATCTGCGCAAGCGGTCGCGGCTGTACGGGCTCACCGCCCTGGACGAGAGCGGCGACCTCATCCCGTCGGCCGAGGAGCATCTGGAACTCCTCGACCTGATGCTCGCCGGGGACGCCGAGGGCGCGGAGGCGTGCATGACCCGGCACCTGGGACACGTCCGATCCTTGTGGGCCAGGAGCGCCGGCCCGGCCGGGAACTAG
- a CDS encoding VOC family protein has translation MSVELNHTIVHARDNRESAEFFANLLGLEITAEWGPFIAVDLSNHVTLDFATIPADRITPQHYAFLVSEEEFEAAYTRIRERGIEHYADPHRTQPGTINHHDGGHGVYFMDPVGHLMELITVPYGGSPS, from the coding sequence TTGTCAGTCGAGCTGAACCACACGATCGTCCACGCCCGGGACAACCGGGAATCCGCGGAGTTCTTCGCGAACCTGCTGGGCCTTGAGATCACCGCCGAGTGGGGGCCGTTCATCGCGGTCGATCTGAGCAACCACGTCACGCTGGACTTCGCCACGATCCCCGCGGACCGGATCACCCCGCAGCACTACGCCTTCCTGGTCTCCGAGGAGGAGTTCGAAGCGGCGTACACACGGATCAGGGAGCGCGGCATCGAGCACTACGCCGACCCGCACCGCACCCAGCCCGGCACGATCAACCACCATGACGGTGGCCACGGCGTGTACTTCATGGACCCGGTGGGTCACCTCATGGAACTGATCACCGTGCCGTACGGCGGCAGCCCCTCGTAG
- a CDS encoding proline racemase family protein, which translates to MRTRHVFHAVDSHTEGMPTRVITGGVGVIPGATMAERRIHFIEHLDHLRTLLMFEPRGHAAMSGAILQPPTRPDADYGVLYIEVSGLLPMCGHGTIGVATVLVETGMVPVVEPVTTVRLDTPAGLVSVDVRVEDGAAKSATFTNVPAFCVGLDRTVDVPGFGKVTYDLAFGGNFYAFVSLDDLGLPFDRDRKDDLLAAGLAIMDAINASPDRPAHPTQPEIAGLKHVYLTAPGSDAAHSRHAMAIHPGWFDRSPCGTGTSARMAQLHARGELPLDRDFVNESFIGTRFTGRLTAGTEIGGLPAVVPTVTGRAWITGTAQYFLDPDDPFPGGFLL; encoded by the coding sequence GTGCGTACGCGTCATGTCTTCCACGCAGTCGACTCCCACACCGAGGGAATGCCCACCCGGGTCATCACCGGAGGTGTCGGTGTGATCCCCGGGGCCACCATGGCCGAGCGCAGGATCCACTTCATCGAGCACCTCGACCACCTCAGGACGCTCCTCATGTTCGAGCCGCGCGGTCACGCGGCGATGAGCGGCGCCATCCTCCAGCCGCCCACCCGCCCCGACGCCGACTACGGCGTCCTCTACATCGAGGTGTCGGGCCTCCTGCCGATGTGCGGCCACGGCACCATCGGCGTCGCCACCGTCCTCGTCGAGACCGGCATGGTGCCGGTCGTCGAACCGGTCACCACGGTCCGCCTCGACACCCCGGCGGGGCTCGTCTCCGTCGACGTACGGGTGGAGGACGGCGCGGCGAAGTCCGCCACCTTCACCAACGTGCCCGCCTTCTGCGTGGGCCTGGACCGCACGGTGGACGTCCCCGGATTCGGCAAGGTCACCTACGACCTCGCCTTCGGCGGCAACTTCTACGCCTTCGTCTCCCTCGACGACCTCGGGCTGCCGTTCGACCGCGACCGCAAGGACGACCTCCTCGCCGCCGGACTCGCGATCATGGACGCGATCAACGCCTCCCCGGACCGCCCCGCGCACCCCACCCAGCCCGAGATCGCCGGGCTCAAGCACGTCTACCTCACGGCGCCCGGCTCCGACGCCGCGCACTCGCGGCACGCGATGGCCATCCACCCCGGCTGGTTCGACCGCTCCCCGTGCGGCACCGGCACCAGCGCCCGCATGGCCCAACTCCACGCACGGGGCGAACTCCCCCTCGACCGCGACTTCGTCAACGAGTCCTTCATCGGCACCCGGTTCACCGGCCGGCTCACCGCCGGAACGGAGATCGGAGGCCTGCCCGCCGTCGTCCCGACCGTCACCGGCCGCGCCTGGATCACCGGCACCGCCCAGTACTTCCTCGACCCGGACGACCCCTTCCCCGGAGGCTTCCTCCTGTGA